Proteins co-encoded in one Roseofilum capinflatum BLCC-M114 genomic window:
- a CDS encoding serine/threonine-protein kinase, whose amino-acid sequence MSSPLGLILQRRYRLVKLLGQGGFGCTYLAEDLGRFNELCAIKEFVPSARNTQGLEKAQELFQREATILYKLQHPQVPKFQANFEEEGRLFLVQDYVEGKSYRTLLDERKAQGQVFSEAEVKVFLTQVLPVLGYLHSQGVIHRDIAPDNMMWRQRDGLPVLIDFGVVKELATQLCSEPTSLPTTVGKVGYAPREQIQMGLAYPSSDFYALGVTVLVLLTGKEPGELFDPQTLSWSIPSSALSAPFTQVLQRMLTEQPGDRPQSADQILQALSSATVPPPLSQLQTQSLSPPSPHPPISPEPDSYTKIWIIGAIVALVAGITSWMVVSAWLSQDRVETVNPGVESPLPSPSPSPSPSPSLSPSPSPSPSPSPSPTPIQTPQPPSLPTTYQERLTVEPGEVTRVEGSLKADEVQYYLISAEAGDRFSMFISGDGVLMTLMTPEGEAIDDRATDISLWEGEFPLSGEYAIIVTPLRGLQETDYQLDIEQLNLPVEPEPTPEPTPEPTPEPEPEPEINSQTVQFAPGTTGVEINSQSDRQQIQRYLVRVRKDQIMQVKVIEGNVSLDIRYPTGELIEEAYDVLFWESQIPESGVYQIDVVPTESTNFSIDIQVTD is encoded by the coding sequence ATGTCATCACCCTTGGGCTTGATTCTACAACGTCGCTATCGGTTAGTGAAACTCTTAGGTCAAGGAGGGTTTGGCTGTACCTACTTGGCGGAAGATTTGGGGCGCTTTAATGAACTGTGCGCCATTAAGGAGTTTGTCCCTAGTGCCAGAAATACCCAAGGGTTAGAGAAGGCGCAGGAATTATTTCAACGGGAAGCCACCATTCTCTACAAACTGCAACATCCCCAAGTGCCTAAGTTTCAAGCCAATTTTGAGGAAGAAGGGCGCTTGTTTTTGGTTCAAGATTATGTAGAAGGCAAGTCCTATCGCACCCTCCTCGATGAACGCAAAGCACAGGGACAGGTGTTTTCGGAAGCTGAAGTTAAGGTTTTTCTCACCCAAGTCTTGCCGGTTTTGGGCTATCTCCATTCCCAAGGGGTGATTCACCGCGATATTGCCCCGGATAATATGATGTGGCGACAACGGGATGGGTTGCCGGTGTTGATTGATTTTGGTGTCGTTAAGGAACTGGCTACCCAGTTATGCAGTGAACCGACAAGTTTGCCGACAACAGTGGGTAAGGTGGGATATGCTCCCAGGGAACAGATACAGATGGGTTTAGCTTATCCCAGTAGTGATTTTTATGCCCTAGGGGTGACGGTGTTGGTGCTGTTGACGGGGAAGGAACCGGGGGAGTTGTTCGATCCGCAAACCCTGAGTTGGAGCATCCCCAGTTCTGCTCTGAGTGCCCCGTTTACCCAGGTTTTGCAGCGCATGTTGACGGAACAACCGGGCGATCGCCCACAAAGTGCCGATCAAATTTTACAAGCTCTCAGTAGTGCAACCGTTCCCCCTCCCCTGTCTCAGTTGCAAACCCAATCTCTGAGTCCCCCATCTCCCCATCCCCCCATCTCCCCAGAACCAGATTCTTATACCAAAATCTGGATCATTGGGGCGATCGTGGCTTTGGTTGCTGGGATAACCTCTTGGATGGTGGTGAGTGCTTGGTTAAGTCAGGATAGGGTAGAAACGGTTAATCCTGGGGTAGAATCTCCCTTACCCTCTCCCTCTCCGTCTCCGTCTCCCTCTCCTTCTCTATCTCCATCCCCCTCTCCATCCCCTTCACCCTCTCCCTCTCCAACCCCGATCCAAACCCCTCAACCGCCTAGTTTACCCACGACTTATCAGGAACGGTTAACGGTTGAACCGGGGGAAGTGACGAGAGTAGAAGGATCGCTCAAAGCTGATGAAGTGCAATATTATCTGATTTCTGCCGAAGCTGGCGATCGCTTTTCGATGTTTATTTCTGGGGATGGAGTGTTAATGACGCTGATGACTCCCGAAGGAGAGGCGATCGACGATCGCGCCACAGATATTTCATTATGGGAAGGAGAGTTTCCCCTCTCTGGAGAATATGCCATTATCGTAACGCCCCTGCGAGGCTTACAGGAAACCGATTATCAACTAGATATTGAACAGTTGAATCTCCCTGTAGAACCGGAACCCACTCCAGAACCCACTCCAGAACCCACTCCAGAACCTGAACCCGAACCAGAAATCAACAGCCAAACCGTTCAGTTTGCACCGGGAACCACAGGCGTAGAAATCAACAGTCAGAGCGATCGCCAACAAATTCAGCGTTATTTAGTTAGAGTGAGAAAAGACCAGATCATGCAAGTCAAAGTCATTGAAGGCAATGTCAGCCTGGATATTCGCTATCCCACAGGAGAGCTAATCGAAGAAGCCTATGATGTCTTGTTCTGGGAATCTCAAATTCCCGAAAGCGGAGTTTATCAAATTGATGTTGTCCCTACCGAGTCCACTAACTTTAGCATCGATATTCAGGTCACCGATTGA
- a CDS encoding methyl-accepting chemotaxis protein, protein MSFTYSNYKVPSQITWIVVIICILPFGFNLFGIDFGTTGQPFDLQDALNWENSEVVDAMHYALAGSFVHTILEWSACCAALLIVLLSFLNYSITGNPITPTLGIALFFAGVMDAFHTLASDRLIDAVADHHNLIPFTWAICRLFHALIMIGGVLILLVHPSINYSPTNPHNTKQFNLIFVISIVFGFIAYAIIYFSATSYNLPETMFPNSLITRPWDVIPLILFLLTGWVLYPMFYRKQPSIFADSLIISAIPNVATQVYMAFGSTTLFDNNFNIAHFLKIIAYLVPLTGLCLEYIQIYQTKTRYLSDDLKKSINLLKSLGTKVLDATQVTQIVRDSSNELKGMIDNQVIGTQEVVENTRKISKNADSLLIKIENFETTFNALQGSVDIVSSQLSKIDDDSRNVKRIVDKITGIATQTKMLSLNASIEASRVNTHGNGQEFTVIAREIGHLATEASMVAKTIQPIVQDMQSSVKYGVDQMKTFTQEYMEALIPEIELMRDHIKEQKEGANQISQGVNALNSDSEHTASYLKETFEQTNFALENLEQAVEDLQLEITRFSGAKED, encoded by the coding sequence ATGTCATTCACTTATAGTAACTATAAAGTTCCTTCCCAGATTACCTGGATAGTTGTTATTATTTGTATCCTTCCTTTTGGCTTCAATCTTTTCGGAATTGACTTTGGCACAACCGGCCAACCCTTCGATCTCCAAGATGCCCTAAATTGGGAAAACAGCGAAGTAGTTGATGCCATGCACTATGCTTTAGCAGGCAGCTTTGTGCATACAATTTTAGAATGGAGTGCCTGTTGTGCAGCTCTTTTAATTGTTCTGTTAAGTTTTCTCAATTATAGTATCACAGGAAATCCCATTACCCCCACATTAGGAATTGCTTTATTTTTTGCAGGCGTGATGGATGCCTTCCATACTTTAGCCTCCGATCGCTTAATTGATGCCGTCGCCGATCATCATAACTTAATCCCATTCACTTGGGCAATTTGTCGTTTATTTCATGCCCTAATTATGATTGGAGGCGTTTTAATTCTTCTGGTGCATCCTTCGATTAATTATAGTCCGACAAATCCCCACAACACCAAGCAATTTAACTTAATATTTGTGATTAGCATTGTCTTTGGTTTTATAGCCTATGCAATTATTTATTTCTCTGCAACCAGTTACAATCTACCAGAAACCATGTTTCCCAATTCACTGATTACGCGCCCTTGGGATGTGATTCCGTTAATTTTATTTCTGTTGACTGGATGGGTATTATATCCCATGTTCTACAGGAAACAACCGAGTATTTTTGCCGACTCCTTAATTATTAGTGCAATTCCCAATGTAGCCACACAAGTTTACATGGCTTTTGGCTCAACCACTTTATTTGATAACAATTTTAATATTGCCCATTTTCTCAAAATCATTGCCTACCTGGTTCCTTTAACTGGACTCTGTTTAGAATATATACAAATTTATCAAACCAAAACTCGATATCTATCTGACGATCTGAAAAAGAGTATTAATTTATTAAAGTCATTGGGCACTAAAGTGCTAGATGCAACTCAAGTTACACAGATCGTTCGAGACTCTAGTAATGAACTCAAAGGGATGATCGACAACCAAGTGATCGGAACGCAAGAAGTTGTTGAAAATACACGAAAAATATCAAAAAATGCTGACTCATTGTTAATTAAAATCGAGAATTTTGAAACCACATTTAATGCGCTCCAAGGCTCGGTTGATATTGTCTCAAGCCAATTAAGTAAAATTGATGATGATTCTAGAAATGTTAAGAGAATTGTTGATAAAATAACAGGAATTGCTACTCAAACCAAAATGTTGTCCCTAAATGCTTCTATTGAAGCCTCTAGAGTCAACACCCATGGTAATGGTCAAGAATTTACGGTAATTGCCAGAGAGATCGGTCATTTAGCCACTGAAGCCTCGATGGTGGCTAAAACCATTCAACCGATTGTCCAAGATATGCAATCTTCGGTGAAATATGGAGTAGATCAAATGAAAACATTTACCCAAGAATATATGGAGGCATTAATTCCTGAAATTGAGTTGATGCGCGACCATATAAAAGAGCAAAAGGAAGGTGCGAATCAGATTAGTCAAGGAGTAAATGCACTCAATTCAGATTCTGAACATACAGCGAGTTATCTGAAAGAAACCTTTGAACAAACGAATTTTGCCCTAGAGAACCTTGAGCAAGCTGTCGAAGATTTGCAATTAGAAATTACTCGATTTTCCGGTGCAAAGGAAGATTGA
- a CDS encoding energy-coupling factor ABC transporter ATP-binding protein: MMPPLETDKPIAIAVSNLNFSYPDQPNVLHNLDFTIQEGERVGLIGPNGAGKTTLFFCLCGVLSPTSGEIQLWGEPVEVGRFRPEIGLVFQNPSDQLFSASVWDDVAFGPENMGLSPDEVKSRTQKALNLTGVCDLADRPPHHLSGGQKRMVAIASVLAMHPQAIVYDEPSANLDLRSRRRLINFLQASPETLLIASHDLDLILEVTSRTLLLDSGELIADGSPKEVMGNRQMMLNHGLEVPYPLQ, translated from the coding sequence ATGATGCCACCCTTGGAGACTGATAAGCCGATCGCGATCGCCGTTTCTAATCTGAATTTTTCTTATCCTGACCAACCCAACGTTCTGCACAACCTCGATTTTACCATTCAGGAAGGGGAACGGGTGGGGTTAATTGGCCCCAATGGAGCCGGAAAAACCACCTTATTTTTTTGTTTGTGTGGAGTCTTATCGCCAACGAGTGGAGAGATTCAACTTTGGGGTGAACCGGTTGAAGTAGGACGGTTTCGCCCGGAAATTGGCTTAGTGTTCCAAAATCCTAGCGATCAGCTTTTTTCGGCTTCTGTATGGGATGATGTGGCCTTTGGGCCGGAAAATATGGGCCTGTCTCCTGATGAGGTGAAATCACGCACCCAGAAGGCTTTGAACTTAACCGGAGTGTGCGACTTAGCCGATCGCCCTCCCCATCATCTATCGGGAGGACAAAAGCGGATGGTGGCGATCGCCTCTGTCCTAGCCATGCATCCCCAAGCGATCGTTTATGATGAACCCAGCGCTAATCTAGATTTGCGATCGCGACGACGTTTAATTAATTTCCTGCAAGCTTCTCCAGAAACCCTGCTCATCGCTTCCCATGACCTCGACTTAATCCTGGAAGTCACCTCCCGCACCCTCCTCCTCGACTCTGGCGAACTGATCGCCGACGGTTCCCCTAAAGAAGTCATGGGAAATCGGCAAATGATGCTCAACCATGGGTTAGAGGTTCCCTACCCACTCCAGTAA
- a CDS encoding ABC transporter substrate-binding protein: MTLRWNSFSSLLSTTLLVALNWGCTPQTPQDSSASPTAETMPSVAVTQIVEHPALDATRDGIQDELKAAGYTAGETLTWTWESAQGSPATAAQIASSFVAQQPDVIVAIATPSAQAAVSASSDIPVIFSAVTDPVGAKLVEKLDQPGGLVTGVSDLSPINSHVSLMQEINPNLQTIGVIYNAGEANAVSLVNLLKEQAQTKGLSVVEATVANSSGVATAAQSLVGKADVIYVPTDNTVVSALESVIQVGIDNQIGIYSGDTASVERGTIASLGFDYYDVGRQTGKQVIRVLQGESPGEISVETVDTLQLYVNPESAQAMGVTLPQSVLDRADTVVTSEAPPTNPE; the protein is encoded by the coding sequence ATGACTCTACGGTGGAATTCCTTTTCTAGTTTACTGAGTACAACCCTCTTGGTTGCCCTGAATTGGGGATGCACACCCCAAACGCCTCAAGACTCCTCTGCATCTCCGACGGCCGAAACCATGCCCTCTGTGGCGGTGACTCAGATCGTCGAGCATCCTGCCCTCGATGCCACCCGTGACGGGATACAGGATGAGTTAAAAGCGGCCGGGTATACGGCTGGAGAAACCCTAACTTGGACATGGGAGAGTGCCCAAGGATCGCCCGCCACTGCGGCCCAAATTGCCTCTAGTTTCGTGGCGCAGCAGCCGGATGTGATTGTGGCGATCGCCACCCCTTCTGCCCAAGCTGCCGTTTCCGCCAGTTCGGATATTCCGGTTATTTTTAGCGCCGTCACCGATCCGGTGGGAGCCAAATTAGTCGAAAAACTCGATCAACCCGGTGGTTTAGTCACGGGAGTCAGTGATTTATCTCCCATTAATAGCCATGTGTCGTTAATGCAAGAAATTAACCCCAATCTCCAGACCATTGGTGTAATTTATAATGCTGGGGAAGCCAATGCCGTCTCCTTAGTTAATTTACTCAAAGAACAGGCCCAAACCAAGGGATTATCGGTTGTAGAAGCCACCGTTGCCAACTCCAGTGGTGTGGCTACGGCTGCCCAAAGTTTGGTCGGGAAAGCGGATGTCATTTATGTGCCGACGGATAATACAGTGGTTTCTGCTTTAGAATCGGTGATTCAAGTGGGTATTGATAATCAGATTGGGATTTATTCTGGGGATACGGCTTCGGTAGAGCGGGGAACGATCGCCAGTTTAGGATTTGATTATTATGATGTGGGGCGACAAACGGGTAAACAAGTGATCCGGGTGTTGCAAGGAGAATCTCCTGGTGAGATCTCTGTAGAAACCGTCGATACCCTACAACTGTATGTTAACCCTGAATCTGCCCAAGCCATGGGCGTAACGCTTCCCCAGTCCGTTCTCGATCGAGCGGATACGGTGGTTACATCTGAAGCCCCTCCTACCAATCCAGAGTAA
- the rph gene encoding ribonuclease PH: MALPRPDGRQPDQLRPIRFERGFTKFAWGSVLTSFGDTQVLCTVSVQESVPKFLEGTGKGWLTAEYRMLPNATPQRHPREVLKLSGRTQEIQRLIGRSLRASLDLEQLGERTLTVDADVLQADAGTRTASITGGYVAMVDAINQLLAEGKLTQSPLRHRVAAVSVGLLENEPYLDLCYEEDVMAQVDFNVVMNDRLEAIEVQGTAEHGSFNRQQLNQMLDMAEVGIQQLVDAQQQALS, translated from the coding sequence ATGGCTCTACCCCGTCCCGATGGTCGTCAACCCGATCAACTCCGTCCCATTCGCTTCGAGCGTGGTTTCACCAAGTTTGCTTGGGGTTCTGTCCTCACCAGTTTTGGCGATACCCAAGTGTTGTGTACGGTCTCCGTGCAAGAGAGCGTACCCAAATTTTTAGAAGGTACGGGGAAAGGATGGCTCACGGCAGAATATCGGATGCTTCCCAACGCTACCCCCCAGCGCCACCCTAGAGAGGTATTAAAGTTATCCGGACGCACCCAGGAAATTCAACGGTTAATCGGACGGAGTTTACGAGCTTCTTTAGACTTAGAGCAGTTGGGAGAGCGTACCTTAACGGTGGATGCGGATGTGTTGCAAGCGGATGCCGGTACTCGTACTGCCTCGATTACGGGGGGATATGTGGCCATGGTGGATGCCATTAATCAATTGTTAGCCGAAGGAAAATTAACCCAGTCTCCTTTACGTCATCGAGTTGCGGCTGTATCCGTAGGATTACTGGAAAATGAGCCTTATTTAGATTTGTGCTACGAAGAAGACGTAATGGCCCAAGTCGATTTTAATGTGGTGATGAACGATCGCCTAGAGGCGATCGAAGTCCAAGGCACTGCCGAACACGGCAGTTTTAATCGTCAGCAACTCAATCAGATGCTGGATATGGCAGAAGTGGGCATTCAGCAACTGGTAGACGCTCAACAGCAAGCCCTATCCTGA
- a CDS encoding nucleoside monophosphate kinase has protein sequence MRLVILGGPGSGKSTQARSLCDRLQIPLVSMGGILKKAIAEQTELGLQCQTYVERGEFVPDPILITFIRDRLLQADTTSGWLLEGYPRTAFQAEELDFLLDELHQHLNWAIFLDTSESVMIERRLAMGEAEDLPHLIKRRIELFQTRTVPILDYYDKRQRLLTIDGNQSQEQVLAKLQTQLMANPSET, from the coding sequence TTGAGATTGGTAATTTTGGGTGGGCCGGGTTCAGGGAAAAGCACGCAAGCGAGGAGTTTGTGCGATCGCCTCCAGATCCCATTAGTCTCTATGGGAGGGATTCTGAAAAAGGCGATCGCCGAACAAACCGAATTAGGATTGCAATGCCAGACTTATGTAGAACGGGGGGAATTTGTACCTGACCCGATTTTAATCACCTTTATCCGCGATCGCCTCCTGCAAGCCGATACAACTAGCGGATGGCTCCTCGAAGGCTATCCTCGCACCGCATTCCAAGCCGAAGAACTCGACTTCTTACTCGATGAACTCCACCAACACCTAAACTGGGCCATTTTCCTCGACACCTCAGAATCAGTGATGATCGAAAGACGGTTAGCCATGGGTGAGGCAGAAGATCTCCCCCACTTAATCAAACGACGGATTGAACTCTTTCAGACCCGAACTGTCCCCATTCTGGATTATTATGACAAACGTCAGCGCCTACTCACCATTGATGGGAATCAATCCCAAGAGCAAGTGCTGGCCAAACTCCAAACTCAACTGATGGCAAACCCCAGCGAAACTTAA
- the hemJ gene encoding protoporphyrinogen oxidase HemJ → MAYFWFKAFHLIGVVVWFAGLFYLVRLFVYHAEASEREEPAQTILKAQYEIMEKRLYHIITMPGMVVTVAMAIGLISTEPEILKSGWLHIKLGLVAILLGYHFYCGRIMRRLASGECNWTGQQFRALNEAPTVLLVVIVLLAVFKGSLPLDLTTWLIFGLVVSMVAAIQLYAKKRRQDKEKMLERIEQQTSASSAG, encoded by the coding sequence ATGGCTTATTTTTGGTTTAAAGCGTTCCACCTGATTGGTGTTGTGGTCTGGTTTGCCGGGTTGTTTTATTTAGTTCGTCTCTTCGTTTACCATGCTGAAGCCTCAGAACGAGAGGAACCCGCACAAACCATTCTCAAAGCGCAATACGAAATTATGGAAAAGCGCCTCTATCATATTATTACCATGCCCGGAATGGTAGTTACAGTGGCAATGGCGATCGGTTTGATTTCTACAGAACCGGAAATATTAAAATCAGGCTGGCTACATATTAAACTGGGTCTGGTTGCTATATTACTGGGCTATCATTTCTATTGTGGACGAATAATGAGACGGTTAGCATCCGGTGAATGCAACTGGACAGGTCAACAATTTCGCGCATTAAATGAAGCCCCGACAGTGCTGTTAGTTGTTATTGTTCTCTTGGCAGTCTTTAAGGGAAGTTTACCTTTAGATTTAACAACGTGGCTAATTTTTGGGCTAGTTGTTTCCATGGTAGCTGCAATTCAACTTTATGCGAAGAAACGCCGCCAAGATAAGGAGAAAATGTTGGAACGTATTGAACAACAAACCTCAGCTTCATCAGCAGGTTAA
- a CDS encoding Uma2 family endonuclease → MTATPIQSLTLEAFLKLPYIEESPAWEYTPAGEHTGQARQKSMPQTQHSRLQFKLCEAINQISEDREIACAFPELRCTFGDRSLVPDISVLRWNRIPMTPEGDLINKFNSFPDWTIEILSPDQSSNRVAANILHGLKHGSELGWLLDPSDRSILVFRPKQEPVIFARSDRLPVLAGIDLEMSPTQIFDWLKMKRIATH, encoded by the coding sequence ATGACTGCAACACCGATTCAATCTTTAACTCTCGAAGCCTTCCTCAAACTTCCCTATATTGAGGAATCACCAGCATGGGAATACACGCCAGCAGGAGAGCATACCGGACAAGCAAGACAAAAATCAATGCCTCAAACCCAACACAGTCGATTACAATTCAAGCTGTGCGAAGCAATTAATCAAATTAGCGAAGATCGAGAGATTGCTTGTGCTTTTCCCGAATTACGATGCACTTTTGGCGATCGCTCCCTCGTCCCCGATATTTCTGTATTGCGTTGGAATCGGATTCCCATGACACCAGAAGGCGATCTCATCAACAAGTTCAATTCATTTCCCGATTGGACTATTGAAATTCTCTCACCCGACCAATCTTCTAACCGCGTTGCAGCTAATATTTTACATGGTTTAAAACATGGGAGTGAATTGGGGTGGTTGCTCGATCCGAGCGATCGCTCTATTCTTGTTTTTCGACCCAAACAAGAACCTGTTATTTTTGCTCGAAGCGATCGCTTACCCGTCCTAGCCGGTATCGATCTCGAAATGAGTCCTACCCAAATATTTGATTGGTTAAAAATGAAGCGGATCGCAACCCACTAA
- a CDS encoding DUF433 domain-containing protein — MNYRDIITIEPEKRGGKPCVRGLRITVYEVLEYLASEMSEAEILDDFPDLTREDLKACIAYAADRYWMVSSKMMQ; from the coding sequence ATGAACTACCGAGACATCATTACAATTGAGCCTGAAAAACGTGGTGGTAAGCCTTGCGTCCGTGGCTTGCGTATTACAGTCTATGAAGTGCTTGAGTACCTCGCTTCCGAGATGAGCGAAGCAGAAATTCTCGACGATTTTCCCGATCTGACGCGAGAAGATTTAAAAGCCTGCATTGCTTATGCTGCCGATCGCTACTGGATGGTTTCATCTAAAATGATGCAATAG
- a CDS encoding type II toxin-antitoxin system RelE/ParE family toxin, producing MSLPIVFRVEAQTEFDLAFDWYEQQQRGLGVEFLTRVTEVLERIQSFPEACEIVFEDARRAIVPKFPYLILYKVEPDRIVILAVFHSKRDPQVWSDRV from the coding sequence ATGAGCTTACCAATTGTATTTCGGGTTGAGGCACAGACTGAATTCGATCTAGCATTTGATTGGTACGAGCAACAGCAAAGAGGACTTGGAGTTGAGTTTCTCACCCGTGTTACTGAAGTATTAGAGCGTATTCAGTCATTTCCAGAAGCCTGTGAGATTGTTTTTGAGGATGCTCGCCGTGCCATTGTCCCTAAGTTTCCATATTTAATTCTGTACAAGGTTGAACCTGATCGTATTGTCATATTGGCAGTATTTCACAGTAAGCGCGACCCACAGGTATGGAGCGATCGGGTATAG
- a CDS encoding addiction module protein, which produces MERSTALLQAKTLSVSDRIWLVQAIWDSISAEPEQLELTEAQQQELSRRLADHQINPQSVVSWEDIRASALSRAEIQQ; this is translated from the coding sequence ATGGAGCGATCGACAGCCCTACTACAAGCCAAAACATTGAGTGTTAGCGATCGCATCTGGTTAGTTCAAGCCATCTGGGACAGCATCAGTGCCGAACCAGAGCAGCTTGAGTTAACAGAAGCACAGCAGCAAGAACTATCCCGTCGTCTCGCGGATCATCAAATTAATCCTCAATCAGTGGTTTCTTGGGAAGACATTAGAGCTTCAGCACTTTCTAGAGCAGAAATACAGCAATGA
- a CDS encoding DUF2201 family putative metallopeptidase, protein MKIARHRIARIVEKWLLVEPLFLAVWTSHALVSEPRIQTIRVQRGRIEYNPEFIAQLSDRHLEATLRFEALRILLKHPYSRRQAHSAISYAASNITLQEYLQTELPFPRARDVFGDSSSDKQFFEFYYHKLLDLVPPFLRGARGDQQSPNPEEAASGASGAGMGEAEAETALASGSSNSSTSDLLEVYTDADLSGVENTDQWDRDELLSDRLDDLVRMAQANDSWGSIGGKLRERILANLHPKLDYRAVLRKFRTSILSQQRRLTRMKPNRRYGFAYMGSRREFSTRLLFAIDVSGSMGTKELQQGFSVVNRFFNYGVPAIDVIQFDTEITSDVMTFRCAKREVQLTGRGGTNFGPVLAYLEEHRDYDGLIIYTDGYAPCPEPPQNRRTRILWLFVSEEHYRSCYPQLQHLGQGAYIKASAAISASA, encoded by the coding sequence ATGAAGATCGCCCGTCACCGTATTGCTCGAATAGTCGAAAAGTGGCTGCTGGTTGAGCCACTATTCTTGGCTGTCTGGACGAGTCACGCTTTGGTCTCTGAGCCGCGCATTCAAACGATTCGCGTGCAACGGGGTAGAATTGAGTATAATCCGGAGTTTATCGCGCAATTGAGCGATCGCCACTTAGAAGCTACCCTGCGCTTTGAAGCCCTACGGATTCTGCTCAAACACCCCTACAGTCGCCGCCAAGCGCACTCGGCAATTAGCTATGCTGCCAGCAATATAACGCTCCAGGAATATCTGCAAACCGAGCTACCCTTTCCTAGGGCGCGGGATGTCTTTGGCGACTCCAGTTCTGACAAACAATTCTTCGAGTTCTACTACCACAAGCTGCTCGATCTCGTTCCCCCCTTTTTAAGGGGGGCTAGGGGGGATCAACAGTCCCCCAATCCGGAAGAGGCAGCCTCTGGAGCGTCGGGAGCAGGGATGGGAGAAGCTGAAGCTGAAACTGCCCTCGCATCCGGCTCTTCTAACTCTTCAACTTCAGATCTCCTAGAAGTCTATACCGACGCAGACCTGAGCGGTGTGGAAAATACTGACCAGTGGGATCGAGATGAATTATTAAGCGATCGCCTAGACGATCTGGTAAGAATGGCACAAGCGAATGATAGTTGGGGCAGCATTGGCGGCAAATTGCGCGAACGGATTTTAGCGAATCTGCACCCAAAGCTGGACTATCGGGCAGTTTTACGCAAGTTTCGCACCTCCATCCTCAGCCAACAGCGCAGGCTCACCCGCATGAAGCCCAATCGCCGTTATGGGTTCGCCTATATGGGCAGTCGTCGTGAGTTTAGCACCCGTTTACTCTTTGCCATTGATGTCAGTGGCTCCATGGGAACCAAAGAGCTACAGCAGGGGTTTTCGGTGGTGAACCGCTTTTTTAACTATGGCGTTCCGGCGATCGATGTGATTCAATTTGATACTGAGATTACCAGCGATGTGATGACCTTCCGTTGCGCCAAAAGGGAGGTTCAGTTAACAGGACGAGGCGGGACAAATTTTGGCCCAGTTTTAGCCTATCTGGAAGAACATCGAGATTACGATGGCCTAATTATTTACACCGATGGTTATGCTCCCTGCCCCGAACCGCCCCAGAATCGGCGGACTCGCATTCTGTGGTTGTTTGTGAGCGAGGAGCATTACCGCAGTTGTTATCCCCAGTTACAGCATTTGGGGCAAGGGGCCTATATTAAGGCTAGTGCTGCGATCAGTGCATCAGCATAG
- a CDS encoding Uma2 family endonuclease, translating into MIATLTTPVSFDQFIDWYPENSIDKYELRNGAIVKIPLGTGEHSMVIGFLIGELGIHIDHYKLTCAIPGDCLLKAIDGKSGYQPDLIVLNKAQLAEEPRWQKKSIITKGDSVRLAIEVVSTNWQDDYLRKVGDYELMGISEYWIVDYLGLGGRRFIGNPKQPTLSVYQLVDGEYQVTLFTGNEKIESLAFPELQLSAAEIFAAKII; encoded by the coding sequence ATGATTGCAACTCTAACCACACCCGTATCATTCGATCAATTTATAGACTGGTATCCAGAAAACTCGATTGATAAATACGAGCTACGCAATGGAGCGATCGTTAAAATTCCTTTAGGAACCGGGGAACATTCTATGGTTATCGGTTTTTTAATCGGAGAACTGGGAATTCACATCGACCATTACAAATTAACTTGTGCCATTCCCGGTGATTGCTTGCTGAAAGCGATCGATGGCAAATCCGGTTATCAACCCGATCTTATTGTCCTCAATAAAGCGCAACTAGCCGAGGAACCCCGTTGGCAGAAAAAATCAATTATTACCAAGGGAGATTCCGTGCGACTGGCGATCGAGGTTGTAAGTACAAACTGGCAAGATGATTATCTGAGGAAAGTCGGGGACTACGAACTGATGGGTATTTCTGAATACTGGATTGTCGATTATCTGGGTTTAGGCGGTAGGCGGTTTATCGGCAATCCCAAACAACCGACTCTCTCTGTTTACCAACTGGTGGATGGGGAGTATCAGGTAACGCTGTTTACCGGAAACGAGAAAATTGAGTCTTTGGCGTTCCCGGAATTACAACTGAGTGCCGCAGAGATTTTTGCCGCCAAAATTATTTAG